The window TGGTTTGGCAGCCGCTTACTACAGTGCAGGTTGATCTTATTTTTACTGGATTTCCTTatacattctttttcttttttaattactcaTGTCTTTCCATCTCATGTTTTCTCCACAGATAGCTTCTTGTGGAAACTTTTCTACGTGACTGGCTGTCTGTTTGTGGCCATTCAGAACATGGAAGAATGGGAAGAGGCAGTATTTGACAAAACTAACAATGAGATTCAACTCAAAACCATTAGTTTGTACACTTTAGTTCTGACGCTATGTAAAAAGGGGCAAGAGAAAGGTAAGTAATAACAGAGGTTTAGTTATCCACCTGGGAGCACAGAAATGCaaatccaaaataaatattttccctTTCCTCCCTTTTTAAGTTGTCTTGGACTTGAGGCACCTGCAGGATGTCTGCGTTGCAGAAGAAAAGGTTCGATATTTGGGGAAAGGCTACCACGTCATGTTGCGTCTGGCAACAGGTTTCTCCTACCCCCTGACACAGAGTGCCACAATCGGGGGG of the Syngnathoides biaculeatus isolate LvHL_M chromosome 22, ASM1980259v1, whole genome shotgun sequence genome contains:
- the LOC133495146 gene encoding cytochrome b-245 chaperone 1 homolog translates to MGYMVVEKHNFTMLHLKRNPGIRSWSLFIGMTSIGLAAAYYSADSFLWKLFYVTGCLFVAIQNMEEWEEAVFDKTNNEIQLKTISLYTLVLTLCKKGQEKVVLDLRHLQDVCVAEEKVRYLGKGYHVMLRLATGFSYPLTQSATIGGRSDVEAMAALLKRFLGLEEQRQQKEMSEYTEEEADFLDNSSDSEDERENA